The proteins below are encoded in one region of Centropristis striata isolate RG_2023a ecotype Rhode Island chromosome 12, C.striata_1.0, whole genome shotgun sequence:
- the efemp2a gene encoding EGF-containing fibulin-like extracellular matrix protein 2a isoform X1, translating into MQGACVSILCVCICVSVLLRSAISQPPTESDIYTECTDGYHWDHQTEHCKDINECETIPDACKGEMKCFNHYGGYLCLPRSASVIPAPEPPITPIETNPCPLGYEAQGDSCVDIDECERDEDDCQPSQQCINTLGAFTCQCPDGYRKVGTECIDIDECRYRYCQHRCVNVPGSFSCQCEPGFQLAGNNRSCIDVNECEMGAPCSQRCYNTYGTFLCRCDQGYELGPDGFACNDIDECSYSSYLCQYQCVNEPGKFSCVCPEGYQLQGTRLCQDINECETGEHQCTNTQTCVNIHGRYQCVDSNRCQDPYVQVSENRCVCPVNKPACRELPFSIVHRYMSITSERSVPSDIFQIQATSVSPGAYNTFRIRSGDENGDFYIRQINNISAMLVLARAVSGPREYTLDLEMVSVNPLLSYQGSYQTSSALRLSINVGPYAF; encoded by the exons ATGCAGGGTGCTTGTGTGTCAATCTTGTgcgtgtgcatatgtgtgtctgtgctccTCCGCAGTGCTATTTCACAGCCACCTACAGAAAGTGACATCTACACG GAATGCACAGATGGGTATCACTGGGACCATCAGACTGAGCACTGCAAAG ACATAAACGAGTGTGAGACCATTCCAGATGCTTGCAAAGGGGAAATGAAGTGCTTCAACCACTACGGAGGTTACCTGTGCCTGCCCCGCTCTGCGTCAGTCATCCCGGCCCCGGAGCCCCCCATCACGCCCATCGAGACCAACCCCTGCCCTCTGGGCTACGAGGCGCAGGGAGACAGCTGTGTGG ATATAGACGAGTGTGAGCGAGACGAGGATGACTGCCAGCCCAGCCAGCAGTGCATTAACACACTGGGAGCCTTCACCTGTCAGTGTCCGGATGGTTACCGCAAGGTTGGCACAGAGTGCATCG ACATCGATGAGTGCAGGTACAGGTACTGCCAGCATCGCTGTGTTAACGTCCCCGGCTCCTTCTCCTGTCAGTGTGAACCTGGCTTCCAGCTGGCAGGAAACAACCGATCCTGCATCG ATGTGAATGAATGTGAGATGGGCGCTCCCTGCTCTCAGAGGTGTTACAACACATACGGCACCTTCCTCTGTCGCTGTGACCAGGGCTACGAGCTGGGGCCCGATGGCTTTGCTTGTAACG ACATCGATGAGTGCAGCTACTCCAGCTACCTGTGCCAGTATCAGTGTGTCAATGAACCAGGGAAGTTCTCCTGTGTGTGCCCTGAGGGATACCAGCTGCAGGGCACCAGACTGTGCCAGG ATATTAACGAGTGTGAAACAGGTGAACACCAGTGCACCAACACACAGACCTGCGTGAACATCCATGGCAGGTACCAGTGTGTGGACTCAAACCGCTGCCAGGACCCTTACGTGCAGGTGTCTGAGAA ccGCTGTGTGTGTCCCGTCAACAAGCCTGCCTGTCGAGAGCTGCCTTTCTCCATCGTCCACCGCTACATGAGCATCACCTCGGAGCGCTCCGTCCCCTCCGACATCTTTCAGATTCAGGCCACCAGCGTCTCTCCGGGAGCTTACAACACCTTCCGCATCCGATCTGGAGACGAAAACGGAGACTTCTACATCAGG cAAATCAATAATATCAGCGCCATGCTGGTGCTGGCCCGCGCTGTGTCGGGGCCCAGAGAGTACACGTTGGACCTGGAGATGGTGTCAGTAAACCCTCTGCTCAGCTACCAGGGCAGCTACCAGACCAGCTCCGCCCTCAGACTCTCCATCAACGTCGGGCCGTACGCCTTTTAA
- the efemp2a gene encoding EGF-containing fibulin-like extracellular matrix protein 2a isoform X2: protein MKCFNHYGGYLCLPRSASVIPAPEPPITPIETNPCPLGYEAQGDSCVDIDECERDEDDCQPSQQCINTLGAFTCQCPDGYRKVGTECIDIDECRYRYCQHRCVNVPGSFSCQCEPGFQLAGNNRSCIDVNECEMGAPCSQRCYNTYGTFLCRCDQGYELGPDGFACNDIDECSYSSYLCQYQCVNEPGKFSCVCPEGYQLQGTRLCQDINECETGEHQCTNTQTCVNIHGRYQCVDSNRCQDPYVQVSENRCVCPVNKPACRELPFSIVHRYMSITSERSVPSDIFQIQATSVSPGAYNTFRIRSGDENGDFYIRQINNISAMLVLARAVSGPREYTLDLEMVSVNPLLSYQGSYQTSSALRLSINVGPYAF, encoded by the exons ATGAAGTGCTTCAACCACTACGGAGGTTACCTGTGCCTGCCCCGCTCTGCGTCAGTCATCCCGGCCCCGGAGCCCCCCATCACGCCCATCGAGACCAACCCCTGCCCTCTGGGCTACGAGGCGCAGGGAGACAGCTGTGTGG ATATAGACGAGTGTGAGCGAGACGAGGATGACTGCCAGCCCAGCCAGCAGTGCATTAACACACTGGGAGCCTTCACCTGTCAGTGTCCGGATGGTTACCGCAAGGTTGGCACAGAGTGCATCG ACATCGATGAGTGCAGGTACAGGTACTGCCAGCATCGCTGTGTTAACGTCCCCGGCTCCTTCTCCTGTCAGTGTGAACCTGGCTTCCAGCTGGCAGGAAACAACCGATCCTGCATCG ATGTGAATGAATGTGAGATGGGCGCTCCCTGCTCTCAGAGGTGTTACAACACATACGGCACCTTCCTCTGTCGCTGTGACCAGGGCTACGAGCTGGGGCCCGATGGCTTTGCTTGTAACG ACATCGATGAGTGCAGCTACTCCAGCTACCTGTGCCAGTATCAGTGTGTCAATGAACCAGGGAAGTTCTCCTGTGTGTGCCCTGAGGGATACCAGCTGCAGGGCACCAGACTGTGCCAGG ATATTAACGAGTGTGAAACAGGTGAACACCAGTGCACCAACACACAGACCTGCGTGAACATCCATGGCAGGTACCAGTGTGTGGACTCAAACCGCTGCCAGGACCCTTACGTGCAGGTGTCTGAGAA ccGCTGTGTGTGTCCCGTCAACAAGCCTGCCTGTCGAGAGCTGCCTTTCTCCATCGTCCACCGCTACATGAGCATCACCTCGGAGCGCTCCGTCCCCTCCGACATCTTTCAGATTCAGGCCACCAGCGTCTCTCCGGGAGCTTACAACACCTTCCGCATCCGATCTGGAGACGAAAACGGAGACTTCTACATCAGG cAAATCAATAATATCAGCGCCATGCTGGTGCTGGCCCGCGCTGTGTCGGGGCCCAGAGAGTACACGTTGGACCTGGAGATGGTGTCAGTAAACCCTCTGCTCAGCTACCAGGGCAGCTACCAGACCAGCTCCGCCCTCAGACTCTCCATCAACGTCGGGCCGTACGCCTTTTAA